Below is a genomic region from Leucoraja erinacea ecotype New England unplaced genomic scaffold, Leri_hhj_1 Leri_592S, whole genome shotgun sequence.
ACAACATTAACAGTTTTGATCGCTGATTTATCCTGTAGGCATCACCCTGTGGGACTTGCAGACACCGCAGAGCAACCTTGATCGTCGTGACCAGCCCAGCACTGAGTTTCACATCATTGCATCAGACTCCATGGAGAAGAAAGCCAATGCCCTCAATGTGTCAGAGTCACTGAAGGCGAGTATCCTGGGTGGGTTAGTGGAGGTGAAAGGGTCGGCAAAATATCTCAGTGACACAAAGGAATCAGAGCAACAAGCACGAGTTACCCTTCAGTACAAAGCAACAACCAGGTTTGAACAACTGACAATGAGTCACTTAGGGAGACAGAATATTACCTACCCGAGTGTGTTTGATGAGGGCTCAGCCACCCATGTCATTACAGCAGTGCTGTATGGGGCCCAGGCCTTCTTTGTGTTTGATCAAATGGCTTCATCATCAGAGAACATACAGGATATTCAGGGTAACATGGAGGTGATGATTAAACGTCTCCCTAAGATTGCGATCGAGGGAGAGGCCTCCCTAGAAATGACAGAAGAACAGAGCTCTCAAGCCGAGAAGTTTAGCTGCACCTTTTACGGGGATTTCTCACTGAAGAACAATCCCACCACCTACAGAGATGCCATCAATATCTTTGCAACACTTCCACACCTGCTGGGCCCAGGTGGAGAGCATTCAGTGCCTGTCACAGTCTGGCTCTATGCTCTCAATAAACTGGACACCAAAGCTGCCCAGCTGGTGAGGGAGATCAGCGTGGGACTGGTCAATCGCTGCCAGTGTGCCCTGGAACAGCTCAATGAGGCCGTGATGAGGTGCAATGACCTGATGAAAGACAGTGTCGCAGTTCAGTTTCCTGAGATCGGGGACAGGATACTTCAATTCCGAGAGATGTGTCAGGAGTACAAACTGGTTTTCCAACGGGCCTTAGCCAGAGTTTTGCCGTCCATTCGGGGCGGTGGGAAGGAGGAAGGGTTGCTGACGGACATACTGAAGAACAGGGAGCAGTCACCATTTAAACACCAATCACTGACCACATGGCTGAATGACAAGGAATGGGAGATGATGGTTGTGGGACGTTGCCTCAGGATAATGAAAGACATACCTGTTGTGAAATCAAGGAGAGAGTTGCATAAAGTGTTGATGGATCCAGCAACAGACTACGTGGTCTGCTTCACATTCACAACACTGCATCAGGAGGATTACTACCTAACGGAGGCAATCAACTACCTTCAATCTCTCACAgtagagaaaatgcagatgccaCCTCCTGCTGCCGGAGCCTGTACAACACAACACAGCAAGCCCTGGTTTCACTCATCGTCCATAACTGAGAAGATGAAGGAACGATCCGGACTGTTCCTGGATTTTGCCACAGACAACAATGGGGACGGGAGAGTAAAATTCCTTGTTGGATCCGCACAGGATGACAATAATGTGGGTGCGTCTATTTACCTGTATGGGGGAGGGATTGTGAGTGGGACAACACACACAGATTGCTGCTTTGAACCCCCGTCTCAGCCTGAGAGACCAACAGTGAGTGGGACAACACACGACAGTGTGACGCTGCAGTTAGAGCCACCCACAAGTGGTTCTGATGAGATTGTGGGCTACAAGGTAGAGTATCGAGGTAGCCAGCAGGAGAAATGGACAATACTGGATACACCTGACACATCCCACTCCTTCACGATATCTGGGTTGGAGCCACACCAGGAATATCACATCCAATACAGAGCAGTGACCAAGGTAGGGGTCAGCAAGGCCAGTGAAATCTACAAGGTCTCCAACCGGCCGACAAGTCCTCCTGTTAAACCGGTCTTCCAGGATCAGTCACCCAGCCCAACACTGTCCGGGGACGGATCAAGTCAGATTGGAGCCGACGTATTTCAATACAGGAATGAATACAAGGAAGAATCTTCGATGGATGCATTGGACAGATCATGGGAGCAGGTTCAGACAAAAGACAGACAATGCCACGATAGTTCAGACGGACCAAAGAGAATTGCCCTGAAACTTCTCGAACAAGCTCAATTAATATCCAGAGGAAACCCTTCCATTTACAAGCTCAACCTAGAAAGGGAGGTGTTTAATCAGTCCAAGCAACTTGTGAAATGCTCCTTAGGAAAGCCCACCACTATGCACAAGATGAAGACAATTATGTTGCTGGGGGCAACTGGATCAGGAAAGACAACCCTCATCAACGGGATGATCAACTACATCTTGGGCGTGGAGTGGGGGGACAACTTCAGATACAAGTTAATACAGGAAGAGACGGGAAAATCCCAGGCTGAGAGCCAGACCTCCTCCATCATTGCCTACCATCTCCACCACCAGGTAGGGTTTAACATCGACTGCTCTCTGACTATCATCGACACGCCAGGATTCGGGGACACCAGGGGCATCAGCCGGGATGAACAGATCACTGAGCAAATCCGCGAGTTCTTCACTTCCCCACAGGGCGTTGATCAGATCGACGCGGTCTGTTTCGTCGTCCAAGCCTCCTCGGCTCGCCTGACCCAGACACAGAAATATGTCTTCGATTCCATCCTTTCCATTTTTGGCAAAGATATCGCGGAGAACATTCAGATACTGGTGACGTTCGCGGACAGGCAGCGCCCCCCAGTTCTGGAGGTCCTGAAAGCTGACAAGGTACCCTGCCCTAAAGACAAAAAGGGATTGCCAGTACACTTCAAGTTTAACAATTGTGCCATTTATGCCCAGCGTCCGACCTCTGGTGACGAGGGGAGATCTGACGACAGTGGGGAAGAGGATGATGACTTTGACCTGATGTACTGGAAGATGGGGACAAACAGTATGAAGAAGTTCTTCACAGCTCTGAGCACGATGCAGGCGAGGAGCCTGTGCCTGACCAAAGAGGTTCTGAAGGAACGTAGCCAGCTGGAGTCTGTAGTGGCCGGGTTGCAGACTCTGATCCAAGCAGGGCTGACCAAATATGAGGAGCTCAAGAAAACCCAACAAGTTCTGAACCAAAACCAGTTCAACCTGGAGGAAAATAAAGATTTTGAGTACGAAGTTGATGTGACTGTTAAAGAAAAGAGGAAACTTGGCAGCGATGATTCATTAGTAAACAACTGTACGGTTTGTAAATACAGTTGTCACGACCCCTGTACGTATGCAGGTTATATTTTCAAATACTGGTGTTCATCAATGGACATACGGGGAAATTGTGTAGTCTGTCCGGGGAAGTGCGGTGTGCTAAAACACCGAAGGGAAAAGTACAGGTATGTCTGTGTAACAAAAAAGGAGAAGAGGACGTACAACGAACTGAAGGAAAAGTATGAGAAGGCATACGGTGAGAAGATGAGTCAGCAGAAGATTATGGAGTTACTTGAGCAGGAGTTTGCTGAGGTGGACAATACAGTTCTGGAGCTGattcaagaattatcccagggcaTTAGACGACTTGAAGAAATAGCCCTGAGACCAAACCCGTTGTCCACCCCGGCTTATATTGACCTCCTGATTCAGGCTGAGAAAAATGAGGCGAAGCCAGGCTACATTGAGCGAATTCGGGCACTGACCGCTTTGAAGAACAAGGCAGAGGTCAGAGAACAAATCGCGTACAACGCGAAGCTGTTACCAGAGTATTCGAAGGAAGGTGCGGCGGGAgggaaaagtactggagaaatgtTAAAGAAAAAAATGTCAAACATGATGGATTGGTTCTCACCCAATTAGTAACAGAGAATCATTCCAGCTGTTTTTCAGTGTGTTTCACTCAACCGATACACAAATCCTCATTCTAATTCCTTGtccttctcctcctccatctGCCCATTGCCTTTCACATCGAACCTTCCTTCCTCGAAGCTGCCTTCTTCTCAACATATTCCCATAGTGCCTTTATCCCAGGAAGGgtttgctggcgttggagagggtccagaggaggtttactagaatgatcccaggaatgagtgggttaacatatgatgagcgtttgatggcactggacctgtactcactggagtttagaaggatgagagaggaccacattggaacttaccgaatagtgaaaggcctggatagagtggatgtggagaggatgtttcaactggtgggagagtctaggaccagaggtcacagcctcaaaataagcgTGTTTGGTATTCCAAAAATCACAAGGAATCCTGGGATTTGTAAAAGGTCATTCGCAATAAAGAAAAAATGAATGAAGCGCTggttgtataaactgtgtataaattcttatctttattcataatttatgtgtaaaaatatattaaatctgaggaacgggggtgccaggtaggGGAGAGTggagtgtaacagcgagagagagtgggaggcggGGACAGACTGGACCAGCGGAGAGATATTATTGCCAGCTGCGCTACTGAGTGCACACAGACACGTGCCttatccacagccaggatcgaacccgggtacccGGCGCCACAAGCGATGCCGAACCACCACTTGACCATCCCCGCCCCCTCAGTGTTCCCATTGATGGATGGTGCTCGGCTATCGCCGCCCCCCCAGGTGGGTTGGCCGGCACCCCCACTCTCGCCCTACCCAGCGGCTTCCCACCGAAGACTGCCGCTCAGTCCCCATCAGTTCCaaggggccaaccgacagccactggataaggcaAGAGGGGCAGCGGACGGTCCCTGGCCCACCAGAGAACAGCACCCCTGGGAGCCGGAGCCAgtgccccctcctccacaccgACTGCAAACGCAAGGCCGCCAACACCCCCAGGCCAGTGCCCCGCCAGCCCAGCCCAGGGCCTCTCGGGACATTTCCagccgcccccggacagggacgggacaccctgGAGGGGAAGGGGACAACCAAGCAACTCAACAACgcccgcagtgccagagacctgcgcCCGACCCCAACCACGGACTAAACGCAGGCCTACACAcgtgcagcagcacagctgccgagaatgtttatcgcaagtgacttatgacctgggcatgcagtCGCAAACTGCGTATTAAAGGAGGTTCTTTTAAGAAGGATAGGAGGAAGCATTTCTTCGtcttagggtggtgaatctgtggaattctttgccacagaaggctgtggaggccaagtcaatggatattttaaaggcagagatagatagattcttgattagtatgggtgtcagggattatggggagaaggcacgagaattgggttgggagggagagatagatcagccatgattgaatggtggagtagagatCTAcgctttaaaaatgtccattgaattggcaatgaattccacagattcaccatcctctgac
It encodes:
- the LOC129694263 gene encoding uncharacterized protein LOC129694263, whose amino-acid sequence is MSECLQLATLGRPFQLGMLYDCRSDALIPGITLWDLQTPQSNLDRRDQPSTEFHIIASDSMEKKANALNVSESLKASILGGLVEVKGSAKYLSDTKESEQQARVTLQYKATTRFEQLTMSHLGRQNITYPSVFDEGSATHVITAVLYGAQAFFVFDQMASSSENIQDIQGNMEVMIKRLPKIAIEGEASLEMTEEQSSQAEKFSCTFYGDFSLKNNPTTYRDAINIFATLPHLLGPGGEHSVPVTVWLYALNKLDTKAAQLVREISVGLVNRCQCALEQLNEAVMRCNDLMKDSVAVQFPEIGDRILQFREMCQEYKLVFQRALARVLPSIRGGGKEEGLLTDILKNREQSPFKHQSLTTWLNDKEWEMMVVGRCLRIMKDIPVVKSRRELHKVLMDPATDYVVCFTFTTLHQEDYYLTEAINYLQSLTVEKMQMPPPAAGACTTQHSKPWFHSSSITEKMKERSGLFLDFATDNNGDGRVKFLVGSAQDDNNVGASIYLYGGGIVSGTTHTDCCFEPPSQPERPTVSGTTHDSVTLQLEPPTSGSDEIVGYKVEYRGSQQEKWTILDTPDTSHSFTISGLEPHQEYHIQYRAVTKVGVSKASEIYKVSNRPTSPPVKPVFQDQSPSPTLSGDGSSQIGADVFQYRNEYKEESSMDALDRSWEQVQTKDRQCHDSSDGPKRIALKLLEQAQLISRGNPSIYKLNLEREVFNQSKQLVKCSLGKPTTMHKMKTIMLLGATGSGKTTLINGMINYILGVEWGDNFRYKLIQEETGKSQAESQTSSIIAYHLHHQVGFNIDCSLTIIDTPGFGDTRGISRDEQITEQIREFFTSPQGVDQIDAVCFVVQASSARLTQTQKYVFDSILSIFGKDIAENIQILVTFADRQRPPVLEVLKADKVPCPKDKKGLPVHFKFNNCAIYAQRPTSGDEGRSDDSGEEDDDFDLMYWKMGTNSMKKFFTALSTMQARSLCLTKEVLKERSQLESVVAGLQTLIQAGLTKYEELKKTQQVLNQNQFNLEENKDFEYEVDVTVKEKRKLGSDDSLVNNCTVCKYSCHDPCTYAGYIFKYWCSSMDIRGNCVVCPGKCGVLKHRREKYRYVCVTKKEKRTYNELKEKYEKAYGEKMSQQKIMELLEQEFAEVDNTVLELIQELSQGIRRLEEIALRPNPLSTPAYIDLLIQAEKNEAKPGYIERIRALTALKNKAEVREQIAYNAKLLPEYSKEGAAGGKSTGEMLKKKMSNMMDWFSPN